A genomic segment from Daphnia carinata strain CSIRO-1 chromosome 1, CSIRO_AGI_Dcar_HiC_V3, whole genome shotgun sequence encodes:
- the LOC130691863 gene encoding uncharacterized protein LOC130691863, with product MTSTAMKGTTEIIYISDDEPNDCVIDSASSCWKLDIQAISSDGKGFHNLQEVVSRSNLTNLESSNTTKVSLDVKKNHDEISSSSKHQSPIKTFSVYISSTDGSRQWFDVVPYKAKVKIGSNNDGSQPSSSPKTASLQDIRDDHQYSSTSLPENSDKENGKAPSSKKSRRKLVSAEECDICSPPYHTCKQFANVTGNFTPSRRNIKLNKFLAFKPGTLRKRKDLQTERIDQARMRKIKTKRRPFWQCIYCEKIFQLAGYCEQHEINCREGNRGKRSNVLASQLKCPSHPQKYL from the exons ATGACCTCAACAGCCATGAAAGGCACAACAGAAATTATTTACATTTCTGACGATGAACCAAATGATTGTGTGATAGATTCTGCTAGTTCATGTTGGAAATTAGATATTCAAGCCATAAGTAGTGATGGCAAAGGATTTCATAACTTGCAAG AAGTTGTATCTCGAAGTAACTTGACTAATTTGGAGAGTAGCAACACAACAAAAGTGTCGTtggacgtaaaaaaaaatcatgatgaAATATCCAGTTCGTCAAAACATCAAAGTCCAATTAAAACTTTTAGTGTTTACATTTCTTCTACCGATGGATCGCGTCAATGGTTTGATGTTGTACCATACAAAGCTAAAGTAAAAATCGGTTCCAACAATGATGGTAGTCAACCAAGTTCCTCGCCGAAAACCGCTTCATTACAA GATATCCGTGATGACCATCAATACAGTTCCACATCTTTACCTGAAAATTCAGACAAAGAGAACGGGAAAGCACCAAGTTCCAAGAAATCGCGAAGAAAACTTGTTTCTGCAGAGGAGTGCGACATCTGCTCACCCCCGTATCACACATGCAAACAGTTTGCAAACGTTACCGGCAATTTCACACCAAGTAGGAGGAACATCAAATTGAATAAATTTCTCGCGTTCAAGCCAGGCACTttgagaaaacgaaaagaccTACAAACAGAAAGAATTGACCAGGCCAGAATGCGGAAgattaaaacgaaaagaagaccTTTCTGGCAGTGTATTTATTGTGAAAAG ATATTTCAGTTGGCGGGTTATTGCGAACAACATGAAATAAATTGCCGTGAAGGAAACAGGGGTAAGCGGTCGAATGTATTGGCAAGTCAACTGAAATGTCCGAGCCATCCTCAGAAATATCTGTAA
- the LOC130691856 gene encoding TBC1 domain family member 13-like, whose product MAAYREKINELQELLKEDNINFKLFRKQCFRGVPDDSGLRPLCWKLLLNYLPPNRKQWKEVLRSKRDLYKQFIDEMVVAPKDGRTDCPRIDVTMDDHPLSINPDSKWQTFFKDNEVLLQIDKDVRRLCPDISFFQQATDFPCQQIVGGPDSDSIRLHNRVQYTALSAGTVERKGIGMNKVSYTVRKAQEDYAVLSSGQEAHWEVVERILFIYAKLNPGQSYVQGMNEIIGPIYYLFATDADSDWREYAEADTFFCFTGLMSEIRDFFIKTLDESEMGINGLMNRLMRKLKECDPQVWNRLKNQELEPQFYSFRWLTLLLSQEFELPDILRIWDSLFADQNRFEFLIYVCTAMIVLLRENLLSGDFPCNLKLLQNFPSMDVHIVLDCAVQLALSCSLSS is encoded by the exons ATGGCGGCATATCGCGAAAA AATCAATGAGCTTCAGGAGCTGCTAAAGGAAgataatataaattttaagttATTCAGAAAGCAATGTTTTAGAG GTGTACCTGATGACAGTGGCCTCCGTCCCCTTTGCTGGAAACTTTTGCTGAACTATTTACCACCAAATCGTAAACAATGGAAGGAAGTTTTAAGAAGCAAGAGAGATTTGTACAAACAATTCATAG ATGAAATGGTTGTGGCACCGAAAGATGGAAGAACAGATTGCCCAAGAATTGATGTCACCATGGACGATCATCCACTTAGCATAAACCCTGATAGTAAATGGCAGACTTTCTTCAAGGACAATGAAGTTCTGTTACAAATAGACAAAGATGTCAG GAGACTATGCCCTGACATTTCCTTCTTCCAGCAAGCTACAGATTTTCCATGTCAACAAATTGTGGGTGGGCCGGATTCAGATTCTATTCGCCTCCACAATAGAGTACAGTATACAGCACTTAGTGCGGGGACTGTCGAACGCAAAGGAATCGGGATGAACAAA GTATCTTACACAGTCAGAAAAGCCCAGGAAGATTATGCAGTGCTATCGTCAGGACAAGAAGCTCACTGGGAAGTTGTTGAACGAATTCTGTTCATCTATGCAAAACTGAATCCAGGGCAAAGCTACGTTCAAGGAATGAATGAAATTATAGGCCCGATATATTATCTTTTTGCTACGGACGCCGATAGCGACTGGagag AATATGCTGAAGCCGAcacttttttctgtttcaccgGTTTGATGTCTGAGATTCGAGATTTCTTCATTAAGACGCTTGACGAGAGTGAGATGGGCATCAACGGTCTGATGAATCGCCTGATGCGGAAATTGAAGGAGTGCGACCCTCAAGTCTGGAACAGGCTGAAAAATCAAGAATTAGAACCTCAGTTTTACTCTTTTCG ATGGCTGACCCTTTTACTCTCTCAAGAATTTGAGTTGCCTGATATTTTACGGATATGGGATTCCCTTTTTGCAGATCAGAACCGTTTTGAATTTCTCATTTACGTGTGTACGGCTATGATAGT GCTGTTGAGAGAGAATCTTCTATCGGGCGATTTCCCTTGTAATTTGAAACTTCTTCAG AATTTTCCGTCCATGGATGTCCACATCGTTTTGGATTGCGCTGTACAATTAGCGCTAAGctgttctctttcttcgtGA
- the LOC130692221 gene encoding alpha-(1,3)-fucosyltransferase C-like produces the protein MLLWQQPATVRCQGFDRLPLVFLTILVLFIYNFNKPTFDHVIIVKKEIHQLSKNGPTTISVAKKFREVGNGAPIHNESSQFNPFNGSVVSNTNDVMMAYSHNSFGLELMERPVKSILFWNEAYGSKDYGIGFGQQGFRQLNCPITECYTTDNRSFFAATEEFDAIVFHLRTFNIEDLPPTRSKHQRWILWSLESPQYNMRDIYPLDGLFNWTMTYRRDSDVIQPYGWVQPTGPFKLRPELEEINGEMALSATRKPTTKKTKLIAWFVSNCQTRSLREKYVDALAEHIKVDVYGDCGSLSCDRDNAANCYSMLEQDYKFYLSFENSFCDDYVTEKFFSILQLEVVPIVFGGSNYSAMAPPHSYINAQDFETARQLADYLKTLDSDNELYNQYFWWKPHYRIRNHIQDLKLSMCGLCTRLHYDKALRIYDDMEKWWVRESHCHLPRRDNVFHIPFWTN, from the exons ATGTTGCTGTGGCAACAACCAGCTACCGTACGGTGTCAGGGGTTTGATCGCTTACCGTTGGTGTTTTTAACGATATTAGTGTTATTCATCTACAATTTTAATAAACCTACTTTTGACCATGTAATTATCGTGAAGAAAGAGATTCATCAACTATCAAAAAATGGCCCCACGACCATTAgtgttgcaaaaaaatttcgtgAAGTCGGAAATGGTGCACCAATTCACAACGAATCGTCTCAGTTTAATCCCTTCAACGGTTCCGTAGTATCGAACACTAACGACGTAATGATGGCTTATAGTCACAATAGCTTTGGCCTTGAGCTAATGGAACGACCAGTGAAATCTATATTGTTTTGGAATGAAGCTTATGGATCCAAAGACTATG GTATAGGATTTGGTCAGCAGGGTTTCCGGCAGTTAAATTGCCCAATCACCGAATGTTATACGACAGACAACAGATCATTTTTTGCAGCCACCGAAGAGTTTGACGCCATAGTCTTCCACCTGCGAACATTTAACATCGAAGATTTACCTCCCACGAGAAGCAAACATCAACGGTGGATTTTGTGGTCATTGGAATCGCCTCAATATAATATGCGAGACATTTACCCATTAGATGGTCTGTTTAACTGGACAATGACTTACCGCAGAGACTCTGATGTGATTCAGCCATATGGATGGGTTCAACCCACCGGTCCCTTTAAACTTCGACCAGAATTGGAAGAAATCAATGGAGAAATGGCACTTTCCGCTACAAGAAAACCTACAacaaaaaagacgaaactgaTAGCATGGTTTGTCTCAAATTGTCAAACTCGAAGCCTGCGTGAAAAATACGTTGATGCCCTTGCAGAGCACATCAAAGTCGACGTGTACGGAGATTGCGGTTCTCTGAGCTGTGATCGTGACAATGCAGCCAATTGTTACAGCATGCTTGAGCAAGATTATAAGTTTTACCTTTCGTTTGAGAACTCATTTTGTGACGATTACGTTacagagaaatttttttctatactTCAATTGGAGGTTGTGCCAATAGTTTTTGGAGGCAGCAATTACTCTGCTATGGCTCCCCCGCATTCGTACATTAATGCTCAAGATTTTGAGACAGCTCGTCAACTAGCCGACTATCTTAAAACGTTGGACTCCGACAATG AACTCTACAACCAATATTTTTGGTGGAAACCCCATTATCGAATCAGAAATCACATTCAAGATCTTAAATTGTCCATGTGTGGCCTATGCACCCGGTTACACTACGATAAAGCCCTACGAATATACGACGACATGGAGAAATGGTGGGTGAGGGAAAGCCATTGCCATCTTCCACGACGTGATAATGTTTTTCATATTCCGTTTTGGACAAATTAA